The Pantoea cypripedii genomic sequence TGTCCATTCAGCCACCCGTCTGCGCATCCTGCGGGGAATGATTGCTACAGGTCAGACGGATTTAAACAATTATGCCTGCGCTGAAGTTGTGTCATCACGCGACCCGGCGTTCTGTGTGGGTGACGTCATCGCCTGCCAGGCTGGATGGCAGGAATATCAGGTGATCAGCAGCAGAGATCTGCCAGTGGGCTTTGCTGAACCGAATAATCTGGTGAAAGCTCTTAATGGAACCCATTCCCCCTGGGTTTATGTATTCAGGCCAGCAATGGTACAGATGTGGCCTGCTTCTACACTGATGGAAATTTTTGGTACCTCGGGTATGACAGCCTGGTTCGGACTTCAGCAGAATGGTCCGATGCTGACCCGTGACACTGTCGCAGTCGCAGCGACTACCGGTTCTGTCGGGTCCATCGTTGCACAGATTGCAAAGGCTGCTGGTTGCCGGGTAGTGGGGTTCGCGGGCGGTGCTGAACGCTGCACATGGGTGACCACCACGCTTGGGATTGATGACTGTATTGATTACACCTCACCCGACCTGGATAAAGCGCTGCGAAAGGTTTTTCCTGAAGGGATTGATCTATTTTCAGATGGCGTTGGCGGTGATCTGACCGAACGTGTCACCCGACTAATGAATCGTCATAGCCGCCTTTTTTCTTACGGTTCTGCGGCATCTTATTATGCACCCTCAATAGGTAGTGCACCTGAGGTAAGGCCGACTATGCGTCAGAACTTTGGCATTACTGAAGAAGTGGAAAGACGACTGTCTGAACGGCATATCCGCTCACATGTCTGGACGGTTGATCAGTTTTACCATCAACGACTTCAGGCTGAGGACGCGTTGTCCCAGTTGCTGCTTTCAGGTCAGTTGAAGCCAAATAGCCACACGGTTGATGGTTTTGAACATCTTCCCGCAGCCATAACCGGGATGTACCGCTCGCGCCAGCCAGGCAAACTGCAGATAGCGTTTAAATAAGGAGATGAACCCACGCCATGTCTGGCGTGGATTGAGATCAGATATCAGGAAGCCTTTCCAGGAGTGAATACGCTACGCATAAAAGTCATGTATTCTTCCTCTGTCGAACTCCGGCGTGCGTTAATAAACGGCTTAATGTCGTCGGTCAGCACATAACGTAACTGGTTACTGTCATCAGTGAGGGCATCAAAAATGCCTGCGGCCACTTTAATGACGGCATCGGCGTCAGCCCTGGAACGGAAACCCTGATAGAGAAGCGCTATCTCTTCGCGGAAATGGTTATAGTCTTCAATGACAGCATATTCAGCTGAACGCGCGCGGCTTTTGCGGGAAAATTCAGTGTCTGGAACAGCGCCGGGTTCAACGATTTTAACTCTGATTCCCAGCCCCTCCAGCTCATAAGAGAGAGACTCGGAGAAGCCCTCCAGAGCAAACTTGGAAGCGTTGTAGAGGGTGGCCAGTGGCAGGCCGAAGACTCCGACACCAGAGCTGACATTCAAAATGGTACCTTTTCTGTTCGCACGAAACTGGGGGAGTATGGCGCGGGTAACATCCATAACACCAAACAGATTCACATCAAAAATTTCCTGGATACTTTTACGGGGAACCTCTTCAAATACTGCGTTGATACCCCATCCGGCGTTGTTGATTACGGCATCAATGGTGCCGAAACGTTGCAGCCCGGCTGTAATTGCGGCGTCAATGGAATGTCTGTCCTGAACGTCCAGCCGGGTAATCAGGATATTTTCCTGTTCTTCAAGACAGGAGTCAGCGGGTTGACGCATAGACGCAATGACATTCCAGCCCCGGCTGGCGAGCAGTTGTGCTGTAGCCAGTCCGAAGCCGGACGAGCAGCCGGTAATAAGTGCTGTCTGAGACATAATATGGCCTCTGTATGGAAAGAGAAAACAATGTCAGCCAGTCGGGGCACTTGCCCCGGCTGACACAATCAGAGATCAGGTTGGTAGTATTCGGCGATCAGCCCGTCAGGATGAGCGAGGGTGGCATTTCTTCCCCCAGGAGCCTTCAGAGGTCCATGTAACAGCGTTGCACCCTGAGCGGAAAGCCAGTCCAGAACAGCATCCAGATCATCCACCACAAGCAGAGCCTGAGGTTCGCGTATTTCTTCCAGGGCAGATTCACTGCCCGCCAGCAGGATAAATGCGCCCACGATAGCAACATCGATGCCGCGCTCGGGAAAACTCAGAAGCTTATCGCAACTGGTCCCCTGCAGGGTTTCGTAGAACGCGATAGTTCCGGGCAATGCTTCTGCCGGAAGATAAAGACGGAAAGCGTGGTGTACGAGACGCATAAAGTTACTCCTGATGATTGATAACAACACATTGCAGACCGGTTGCCTGACGTGCGGCGTCCATTGCAGCCGGCACATTGTCGAGGCCGTAATTCAGGGCGGTAATGGCATCGGGTGGGATCAGTCCTGCACGGAAGAAATTGAGTACCTGCCGGTATGCTTCAGGCGGATACATAAAGTTACCGATGATGGCCCAGCTGTTTAGCATAAGTTCGGTATAAGAGAGGGGAAGCGGAACAGACATGCTTCCCATCAGTATCATGCGGCCACCGTGGCGCAGGCTGCGGAGGCTGGAGAGGGTCATCGCCGGATCGCCAGCATTGCCAACCATATCAAAAACCATATCTACTGCGCCGTCTGCCTGCTCCCGGATGAGTCGGGTATCAGTATCCATGCTGCCAGTGACGACGACGGGCACCACCCGCGGCCCCGCTATCTTCACCAGCGCATCGAGTCTGGCCGCATTTCGCCCGACAGCCACTACCCTGCGCGCACCCATTGCCAGTGCCAGCAGCACAGCAGCTGCACCATAAGCACCGGTCGCACCTGAAACCACGAGAGTCTCTCCTGCTGAAAACTGGCCGCGCAGCAGACCGCCATAAGGCACGGTAAAGCGCATGCTCATGGCCAGCTGTGCATCGCTCATAAAATCCAGGCCATCCGCCGGAGTAACCAGGCTTGCCGGCAGCACGGCGAATTCTGCCAGGGTGCCATCAGGCCAGTCATTAAGCATCCTGCCTGCGACATCTCCCTGACCGGTCACGCCCAGCAGGATCTGTCCCGGTGAACTGACGTTTTCATTTGTCACAAAGTGAGGGGAAATCACCACGCGCTGGCCGGGTTTGAGATGCCAGACGTTTTCACCGACAGAGTAAATCACCCCAGTTCCGTTACCACCGGGAGTAAATCGTTTATCGGGTGCACGGTATACCGGCAGCCGTCCTTCGACATAATCGCGCATATACGACATCAGTGATGAGGCGTGCATACGGATAACGACGCTACCGGCGCGTGCTTCAGGGGCAGGGATATCGTTCAGATTGAACGGGCCGCCAGGATAATCGAGTTGCCAGGCTTTCATGGGATTCTCCACAGTCTGCAGAGCAACAGGCTGCTCTGGATTTGTTGTCAGTGCTGTAGATTATTTCGACATCAGTGTGTATTTTAAATAATTAAAACACCGCAAAAGGTAATCAACAGTACAATGGATGCACTTTCTGACGTACTTTCCACCCTTAGGGTCAACAGCATGTTCTCCTCGCGCTTTGAGGGGAGTGGGCGCTGGGCGCTGCGTTTTCCCTCTTATAAGCACATCAAATTCGGTTGTGTACTGTCCGGGGAGTTCTGGCTGGGGCTGGCTGGGGCTGAGCCGGTGAGGATTCAGTCCGGTGACATTTATCTGCTGACCAGTGGAAACCCCTTCTTTTCCGCCAGCGATCCCGGGGCGCGACCGCTTGATGGGCCTGAAAATTATCGCCGTTATCGAAATGAAGATGGGGTGGTGCGTTATTGCGGCAGTCCGGATGAGTCCTGTCCGTCCGTCAGCCTTGCAAGCGGCCGTTTCACTTTTGAACATGACGCTGCTGATCTGTTACTGGATAACCTCCCGCCGTTGATCCATCTGCAAGCCAGTGAATCCGACACGTCAGAGTTGTCCCTGATGATGAGTCTGCTCAGGCTGGAGGTCAGTAAAGATCGCATCGGCGCAGAGGTAGCACGGAGCAGTCTGGCGGCATTGATTCTGGTCAATGTGCTGCGTGCATGGATAGCAGGTACCTCATCACCGACCGGGTGGCTCGGCGCATTGTCAGACACCAAAATTGGCCGTGCGCTGACAATGATGCACGCACAGCCAGAGAAAAAATGGACTCTGCAGGGGCTGGCAACGGAAGTCAGCATGTCCAGAACCGCGTTTGCCAGCCACTTCCGTCGGATGGTCGGTTATACGCCCCTTGACTACCTGTTTCGCTGGCGCCTGCTGCTGGCGAAAACTGCGCTGCGCCACAGCAGTGAAAGCCTCAGTGAACTGGCCTGGCGTATCGGTTATCAGTCAGATACGGCATTCAGCATTGCGTTTAAACGCGCCACCGGTTACAGCCCGGGTCAGTACCGGCAGTGCAGCCGCAGCTCACCGGCAGAGGATATCCCGGCGGATTAGGGGGCGCTGGATGCCTTTTTCAGCGCTTCAACAATGGTTTCCGCCTGCAGCAAATGCACCCCGATCCCCTGCAGCTCACGCTGGCCCTGTTCATAGAGTCCGGACAGTGCATCCTGCGCCAGCACTACGCGAAAATCGCGTTCGCTGGCCTGATAAATTGACGTTCGCGGGCAGTTGGGATAGTTACACCCGGCAAAGACCAGAGTGTCTATCTGCTGATCCGTCAGCCACTGTTGCAAGGGTGTCTGAAAAAACGCGCCCCAGCGCGGTTTGTAGATAATGATTTCATCAGGACCGATGTGCTGGATACCACCGCCAAGCAGGGTTTCAGTGTCGAAGCGAATATCGCGCTGTGGCAGCAAATCTTCTGCCAGTTCACAGCCTTCACTTCCTTCCAGCAGGATCTCCGCTCCGCCTTCTACGGCTTCACGCCGGCAGAGGTCCACATTGCTGCCATTGCGCTGATAGATACGCACGATATGCACCACAGGTAATCCTGCTTCTCGCCAGGCCTGAGCCAGTTTGACGATATTTGGCAGTGCTGCGCTGGTGCCGGGAATTTCCAGCGGCTGTCCGTCAAGGGTATCGCGTTGCGTATCAATGGTAATCAGTGCCGAGCGGCGATAGTCCGGCAGGGTGTAGTGGCTCATATGTTCTCCTGTAACTGAAAGCACCCGTTTCATGGGCAGAAAATATTGCAGGTAGACATAATGTACTAAATGTCTATATTGGACAATAAATACATAATGAGGAGTCAACATGTCTGTTTGTTCAGAAGTCTGCCAGTCCAGCCAGCTGGCACATTCCGCACTGCGTCCCCAGGTGCGTATCACCCCTTTCGACAAAAGTCACAGTCTCTCAGCCCGCTATGGCTGTGAACTGTTTCTGAAAGCGGAACATCTTCAACATACCGGGTCATTCAAATTTCGGGGTGCCAGCAATAAAATACGCCTGCTGACTCCGCAGCAGTGCGAGCAGGGCGTGATCACCGCATCTTCCGGCAATCACGGGCAGGGCATGGCTTTCGCCGGTGCACTGGCTGGTGTGCCAGTCACTGTTTATGCAGCGTCCAGTGCCTCGCCGCTGAAGCTCGATGCGATTCGTGCTTATGGTGCTAAGGTCATCACGCTGGATACTGATGCACTCAGTGTGGAACTGGAGGCTGCACGCGCGGCAAAGCAAGCAGGGATCACCTTTGTTTCCCCCTACAATGATATCGATGTCATTGCAGGCCAGGGAACCATAGGCTGCGAGATGCTTGAACAGGAGGCCCCGCCTGATGCGGTGTTTGTGGCAGTCGGCGGCGGAGGGCTGATTTCCGGTATTGGTTCAGTGATGAAACAGCTGTCTCCCTCTACGCGAATCATCGGCTGTTGGCCAGCAGCATCAACCGCTATGTTTGCATCCCTTCGTGCTGGAGAAATCATCGAACCGGAAGAACTGGAGACGCTTTCTGATGGGACGGCAGGGGGCCTGGAACCCGGCACCATCACTTTCCCGCTTTGTCAGCAGGTGATTGATGACTGCGTGCTGGTCAGTGAAGACGAAATCCGCCAGGCAATGCAGACTCTGGCGCGTCATGAACGCTGGATGGTGGAAGGTGCTGCGGGCGTAGCGATGGCGGCGTTTATGCAACAGGCAGAGCGCTGGCGCGGCAAGCGGGTGGCGGTAGTTTTATGCGGAAGAAATATCACCCTGGAGAAGTTCACTGGGGCAGTGCAATGAAAGTGCTCAGCGAACTGGAGATCCGCGCGCTGTATCATGAAGAAAATGCGCTGGCAAAAGTCAGAGAGGGATTTCTTGCCTGGTCTCGTGGCCATGTTCAGATGCCCCCGGTACAACAGTTTCTGTTTGATGAGGCGGGCGGTGACTGCTGTATCAAGTCAGCCTGGATTAGCGGCAGCGACAGCTTCAGCGTTAAGATTTCCACCGGATTTTATCGTAACCCACAGCGTGGGCTAGCCAGTAATGACGGACTGATTATGCTGTTATCGGCCGTCACAGGACAGCCACAAGTATTGCTCAGCGATCATGGCTGGCTGACGGCAATGCGTACCGCGCTGGCAGGACGTATTGTAGCCGGTTACCTGATGCCCGCGCGGGTTGAACGTATCGCCATTTTTGGTGCGGGTCTCCAGGCAGAGCTGCAACTCAGGCAACTGCTGAAAATCACGTCCTGCCGCCGCGTGATGGTATGGGGGAGGAGCACTTCGTCGCTCGAACGTTTCCTGCAAAGTGTGTCTGATCTCGATGCGGATATCCGGGTCACTCAGGATGCAGAAACCGCCGCGCGTGGCAGCCAGCTGATTGTTACGGCAACGCCATCCACCACCCCGCTGATTCACAGGTCCTGGATAGCTCCCGGAGCGCATATTACTGCCGTAGGTGCTGACGCACCGGGTAAGCAGGAACTGGATGCATCGCTTCTTGAAGCTGCTCAATGTGTCATGGTGGACTCAGCCACCCAGTGTCGTGCCTATGGTGAGTTGAGCCAGGTGGACCGGGAATTACCGTTGAGGGTCATCGAGATTGGGACATTACTTGCCCACCCCGGGCTTTATCAGCGGAAGGATGACGATATCACCGTCGCGGATCTGACCGGTCTGGGTGTGCAGGATCTGCAGATTGCGCTCAGTATTCTGGAACAGTTGCAGGCCTGATAAATGCCCGGTTCTCAACCGGGCTTATTGTTACATCAGAAATGCATCAGCAATTTGCCTTTCCGGCGATCGGCCAGCGGCGAACCTCCGGCAATCAGTGCCACCCGCTGACCGGTCCTGACCAGTTTCATCAGAGGCTGAACGAGGATGATGCCATCAATCGGGCTGATAATTGGGAGGCGCTGGCCGGATGAAACCGACTCCATAACCACAATTTCGCCAATCGTTTCGCCGCAGGTGGCCCATTCTCCCGGCTTTTTCTTCCAGACAACCAGACCATTGCCTGGTGCCGCAAGATGCGTGGCACCTTCAAGTGGAAAACTGCTGATATTATCTCGTATCAGTTCTTCGGCTGGTTCCTCCCGGCAGGTAATGATCTGCTCCGATTCCAGAAAGCGTATTATCCGGCGGGCGTCTTGTGCAGCCAGCTCGTCGCTGACATCCGCCTGACCACGCAACTCCAGCGACACGGAAAAGGGGATTCGTGAGGCGGGTACAGCTCCTCTGTCTGCCAGCCACTGCCAGCCAAGCGTGCAGGCTTCATCAAACGCCCCACCGCCAGCGAAGCTCTCCAGTAACACAACCGGGGCGCCGATCGCGGCAGCCAGTGTTACTGCACGTTCCGGGTAGCGCTCATGCGTATACAGGTGCAGGATACCTGCGGTATCGCAGTGCAGATCGAGAATGACGTCGTGTCCGATAGCCTCACGAAGTAACGCTTTTTTCGCAGCCGTGATGACATCATCGTGCGCCTTTTCCTGCAGTATCTGAGTAAAAAGAGATTCGGGATTGGCGTGATGCACGCCTTCCTCAACGGATAATGCCTCCAGCCCGGAGACCACATCGGGAAAGTTTCGGTTAAAATTTTCACCATTTGACAGACTAAACCGTCCGGTCCAGCAGCCCAGAACATTCTGCATCATGCCGATGGGGTTGGCGTAAGGAACCAGCGTAATTTTTCCGTTGATAGACCCATGCTGATGAAGTTCTCCGAGCTGAGCCAGCAGGTGCTGGATAACCAGCATCCCCGGATGCTCATCCGCATGTAGTCCCGCCTGAATGTATACCGCACGTTCACTTTTTCCACCGGAGATAACATGCATCAGCGTTTCGGCCTGCATACCTGTGCCGGTCATGGCGCTGGAAAGCACCCGGGTTTCAATGGTCATAATATTTCCTGTTTCCGGATTCAGTAGATGTCAAAAGGAAAGTAACGGGCATTGAGCTTTTGCCATGTCCCGTCCTGTCTCAGCTGGTTAAAGGCGTTATTGATCGCCTGTTTAAGTGCTTCATCACCTTTACGCAGCCCCATACCAACGCCAACACCGAATATCTGCTCATCGGTAACCGCCGGACCGGCAAAAGCAAAGTCACGGCCTGATGGTTGCTTCAGAAAACCAAAGCTGCCAGCCACTTCATCCTGGAAGGCGGCATCAAGCCGTCCTGCAATCAGGTCTGCGTAAATATCATCCTGGGACGGGTAAGACACCACGTTGACGCCATAGGGGCGCCAGTATTTACCGGCATAGGTTTCCTGGATCGACCCCTGGAGAACACCAATACTTTTATTTTTCAGAGCAGTAGCCGTGGGAAGAATCGATGAATTTCTGGCAGCGATCAGGCGG encodes the following:
- a CDS encoding SDR family oxidoreductase, which translates into the protein MSQTALITGCSSGFGLATAQLLASRGWNVIASMRQPADSCLEEQENILITRLDVQDRHSIDAAITAGLQRFGTIDAVINNAGWGINAVFEEVPRKSIQEIFDVNLFGVMDVTRAILPQFRANRKGTILNVSSGVGVFGLPLATLYNASKFALEGFSESLSYELEGLGIRVKIVEPGAVPDTEFSRKSRARSAEYAVIEDYNHFREEIALLYQGFRSRADADAVIKVAAGIFDALTDDSNQLRYVLTDDIKPFINARRSSTEEEYMTFMRSVFTPGKAS
- a CDS encoding ornithine cyclodeaminase family protein (catalyzes the formation of L-proline from L-ornithine) — translated: MKVLSELEIRALYHEENALAKVREGFLAWSRGHVQMPPVQQFLFDEAGGDCCIKSAWISGSDSFSVKISTGFYRNPQRGLASNDGLIMLLSAVTGQPQVLLSDHGWLTAMRTALAGRIVAGYLMPARVERIAIFGAGLQAELQLRQLLKITSCRRVMVWGRSTSSLERFLQSVSDLDADIRVTQDAETAARGSQLIVTATPSTTPLIHRSWIAPGAHITAVGADAPGKQELDASLLEAAQCVMVDSATQCRAYGELSQVDRELPLRVIEIGTLLAHPGLYQRKDDDITVADLTGLGVQDLQIALSILEQLQA
- a CDS encoding ABC transporter substrate-binding protein — translated: MLSLSSQATELPTTLRIGTDPGYAPFESKAADGQVTGFDIDLMNALCKRMNTRCVVVESPFDALIPSLKARKIDAIMSSMSITPARLKEIDFTEKLYSAKARLIAARNSSILPTATALKNKSIGVLQGSIQETYAGKYWRPYGVNVVSYPSQDDIYADLIAGRLDAAFQDEVAGSFGFLKQPSGRDFAFAGPAVTDEQIFGVGVGMGLRKGDEALKQAINNAFNQLRQDGTWQKLNARYFPFDIY
- a CDS encoding VOC family protein — translated: MRLVHHAFRLYLPAEALPGTIAFYETLQGTSCDKLLSFPERGIDVAIVGAFILLAGSESALEEIREPQALLVVDDLDAVLDWLSAQGATLLHGPLKAPGGRNATLAHPDGLIAEYYQPDL
- a CDS encoding zinc-binding dehydrogenase; its protein translation is MKAWQLDYPGGPFNLNDIPAPEARAGSVVIRMHASSLMSYMRDYVEGRLPVYRAPDKRFTPGGNGTGVIYSVGENVWHLKPGQRVVISPHFVTNENVSSPGQILLGVTGQGDVAGRMLNDWPDGTLAEFAVLPASLVTPADGLDFMSDAQLAMSMRFTVPYGGLLRGQFSAGETLVVSGATGAYGAAAVLLALAMGARRVVAVGRNAARLDALVKIAGPRVVPVVVTGSMDTDTRLIREQADGAVDMVFDMVGNAGDPAMTLSSLRSLRHGGRMILMGSMSVPLPLSYTELMLNSWAIIGNFMYPPEAYRQVLNFFRAGLIPPDAITALNYGLDNVPAAMDAARQATGLQCVVINHQE
- a CDS encoding cysteine hydrolase family protein, which codes for MSHYTLPDYRRSALITIDTQRDTLDGQPLEIPGTSAALPNIVKLAQAWREAGLPVVHIVRIYQRNGSNVDLCRREAVEGGAEILLEGSEGCELAEDLLPQRDIRFDTETLLGGGIQHIGPDEIIIYKPRWGAFFQTPLQQWLTDQQIDTLVFAGCNYPNCPRTSIYQASERDFRVVLAQDALSGLYEQGQRELQGIGVHLLQAETIVEALKKASSAP
- a CDS encoding AraC family transcriptional regulator; protein product: MDALSDVLSTLRVNSMFSSRFEGSGRWALRFPSYKHIKFGCVLSGEFWLGLAGAEPVRIQSGDIYLLTSGNPFFSASDPGARPLDGPENYRRYRNEDGVVRYCGSPDESCPSVSLASGRFTFEHDAADLLLDNLPPLIHLQASESDTSELSLMMSLLRLEVSKDRIGAEVARSSLAALILVNVLRAWIAGTSSPTGWLGALSDTKIGRALTMMHAQPEKKWTLQGLATEVSMSRTAFASHFRRMVGYTPLDYLFRWRLLLAKTALRHSSESLSELAWRIGYQSDTAFSIAFKRATGYSPGQYRQCSRSSPAEDIPAD
- a CDS encoding threonine/serine dehydratase yields the protein MSVCSEVCQSSQLAHSALRPQVRITPFDKSHSLSARYGCELFLKAEHLQHTGSFKFRGASNKIRLLTPQQCEQGVITASSGNHGQGMAFAGALAGVPVTVYAASSASPLKLDAIRAYGAKVITLDTDALSVELEAARAAKQAGITFVSPYNDIDVIAGQGTIGCEMLEQEAPPDAVFVAVGGGGLISGIGSVMKQLSPSTRIIGCWPAASTAMFASLRAGEIIEPEELETLSDGTAGGLEPGTITFPLCQQVIDDCVLVSEDEIRQAMQTLARHERWMVEGAAGVAMAAFMQQAERWRGKRVAVVLCGRNITLEKFTGAVQ
- a CDS encoding MDR family NADP-dependent oxidoreductase; amino-acid sequence: MQSDNVTSSITLPASYRKWVVSGATGAPDLKKEHFRQVECEIPSLMDGEALIRVKMINVHSATRLRILRGMIATGQTDLNNYACAEVVSSRDPAFCVGDVIACQAGWQEYQVISSRDLPVGFAEPNNLVKALNGTHSPWVYVFRPAMVQMWPASTLMEIFGTSGMTAWFGLQQNGPMLTRDTVAVAATTGSVGSIVAQIAKAAGCRVVGFAGGAERCTWVTTTLGIDDCIDYTSPDLDKALRKVFPEGIDLFSDGVGGDLTERVTRLMNRHSRLFSYGSAASYYAPSIGSAPEVRPTMRQNFGITEEVERRLSERHIRSHVWTVDQFYHQRLQAEDALSQLLLSGQLKPNSHTVDGFEHLPAAITGMYRSRQPGKLQIAFK
- a CDS encoding M14 family zinc carboxypeptidase, whose protein sequence is MTIETRVLSSAMTGTGMQAETLMHVISGGKSERAVYIQAGLHADEHPGMLVIQHLLAQLGELHQHGSINGKITLVPYANPIGMMQNVLGCWTGRFSLSNGENFNRNFPDVVSGLEALSVEEGVHHANPESLFTQILQEKAHDDVITAAKKALLREAIGHDVILDLHCDTAGILHLYTHERYPERAVTLAAAIGAPVVLLESFAGGGAFDEACTLGWQWLADRGAVPASRIPFSVSLELRGQADVSDELAAQDARRIIRFLESEQIITCREEPAEELIRDNISSFPLEGATHLAAPGNGLVVWKKKPGEWATCGETIGEIVVMESVSSGQRLPIISPIDGIILVQPLMKLVRTGQRVALIAGGSPLADRRKGKLLMHF